The following proteins are co-located in the Pseudomonas antarctica genome:
- a CDS encoding arylamine N-acetyltransferase family protein — protein MPRLTHSQLYLQRLGYDSPPPPTLQTLQALQLRHVCTFAFESLSTLLRSPVPIDLPSIEQKVLLEGRGGYCFELNHLFLALLQDLGFDARGLTGWVVMGGPPEARTGRTHRLSLVTLDGVRYVTDVGFGGMVPSSPLQLDTEAVQATAHEPYRLTFNGADYTLWTQVGEEWRGLYVFDLQVQADMDYLIGNWYVSTHPASVFVGQLKAARLAPGKRHTLNNSNYALHSLDQPSEKRAIESAEELMTLLHETFGIRLPAHPQLRETLDGLVLANSQAS, from the coding sequence ATGCCCCGTCTGACTCACAGCCAGCTCTATCTGCAACGCCTGGGCTATGACTCGCCGCCACCGCCCACACTGCAAACCTTGCAGGCGCTGCAATTGCGCCATGTGTGTACCTTCGCGTTCGAGAGCCTGTCGACGTTGCTGCGCTCCCCGGTGCCGATTGATTTGCCCAGCATCGAGCAAAAAGTGCTGCTGGAGGGGCGCGGCGGGTATTGCTTCGAGCTGAACCACCTGTTTCTGGCGCTGCTGCAGGACTTGGGCTTTGACGCGCGAGGCCTGACCGGCTGGGTCGTGATGGGCGGGCCGCCTGAGGCGCGCACCGGGCGTACCCATCGCCTGAGCCTGGTGACACTGGATGGCGTGCGTTACGTGACCGATGTGGGCTTTGGCGGCATGGTGCCGAGCAGCCCGTTGCAGTTGGACACTGAAGCGGTCCAGGCCACTGCTCATGAACCTTATCGCCTGACGTTCAACGGCGCCGACTACACCCTGTGGACCCAAGTGGGCGAGGAGTGGCGTGGTTTGTATGTGTTCGACCTGCAAGTGCAGGCGGACATGGACTACCTCATCGGCAACTGGTACGTGTCGACGCACCCGGCGTCAGTCTTTGTCGGGCAGTTGAAGGCCGCGCGCCTGGCACCGGGCAAACGGCATACGTTGAACAATTCCAACTATGCGCTTCACAGTCTCGACCAGCCGAGCGAGAAGCGCGCCATCGAGAGTGCCGAGGAGCTGATGACATTGCTGCATGAAACCTTCGGCATTCGCCTGCCGGCCCATCCGCAGCTGCGCGAGACGCTTGATGGCTTGGTGCTCGCAAACTCACAGGCGTCTTGA
- a CDS encoding DUF6555 family protein: MSTAKIYTIQYQLHGQPKSFVVRAEVMNNAEAWHWAAVDADIAHVSRIGRVGHEQVKKTTRPWAEKFGITDVIWVAPK; this comes from the coding sequence ATGAGTACCGCAAAAATCTACACCATCCAGTATCAGCTGCACGGTCAACCGAAGTCCTTTGTAGTGCGCGCCGAGGTAATGAATAACGCCGAGGCCTGGCATTGGGCGGCGGTCGACGCCGACATCGCGCATGTCAGCCGCATTGGGCGCGTGGGTCACGAACAGGTGAAAAAAACCACCCGCCCCTGGGCGGAGAAGTTCGGCATTACCGACGTCATCTGGGTTGCACCCAAGTAA
- a CDS encoding DUF6021 family protein, translating into MTNPPKGPRSGEHASGKDELGFDPDSPDVADPQVDPIGPAIAPLDKGKKEPAEKKPPYDPLGDLKK; encoded by the coding sequence GTGACTAATCCCCCAAAAGGCCCGCGATCCGGCGAGCACGCCAGCGGCAAGGATGAACTGGGCTTCGACCCGGATTCCCCCGACGTGGCCGACCCTCAGGTTGACCCGATTGGCCCGGCTATCGCGCCCTTGGACAAGGGCAAGAAAGAACCGGCCGAAAAAAAGCCGCCCTACGATCCGTTGGGCGACTTGAAGAAGTAA
- a CDS encoding DUF3087 domain-containing protein codes for MFELKPCDPVTYRQQTRRSTIIVAVLFIALAMLLSSLAVMLFGEPGGDNFRFNVGGVFAGVLITLALVRGPFWTQPWLAPAVYGWRLKRSLMSVTNVMHKVTERVQANDPTAIKVLRFYHLGLTQMHELDANSSAQAQLVGEIDAHKAKMQALGIDTEQTRFDPAWMDRFKSA; via the coding sequence ATGTTCGAGCTCAAACCCTGCGACCCTGTTACCTACCGCCAACAAACGCGACGCAGCACGATTATCGTGGCCGTGCTGTTCATCGCCCTGGCGATGCTGTTGTCGAGCCTGGCAGTGATGCTGTTCGGCGAACCCGGCGGTGATAACTTTCGCTTCAATGTCGGCGGCGTGTTTGCCGGGGTATTGATCACGCTCGCGCTGGTCCGCGGCCCGTTCTGGACCCAGCCATGGCTCGCACCCGCGGTATATGGCTGGCGGCTCAAACGCAGCCTGATGAGCGTGACCAATGTGATGCACAAGGTCACTGAACGCGTGCAAGCCAACGATCCGACGGCGATCAAGGTGCTGCGGTTCTACCACTTGGGGCTAACACAGATGCATGAGCTGGATGCCAATTCCAGCGCCCAGGCGCAACTGGTCGGTGAAATCGACGCACACAAGGCAAAGATGCAGGCGCTGGGGATCGACACCGAGCAAACCCGCTTCGACCCGGCATGGATGGACCGTTTTAAAAGCGCTTGA
- a CDS encoding MFS transporter: protein MSSLAQRTADSTSRRAALTLALCLPSDVLLYLLLPMESQAFGITLAQAGVLLAANRLVRIFGYRHVLNFYARNGDRLTCMIAAGAATVCALGNSMLSGFAALLGLRLIWGLCFAALNLSTQVLATSEPAGAARRAGRSRAVIALGPMLALPLGGWLTLWAGPRPIFLILAGCCLVGVWAARGLPTSGHDLHSTGRRFKWPDSVATWSFIEGVALDGLFIFGLSIQAQKMLGGDAVLIAGGLMALRYASEMLLSPLGGRAAQRFGATSMLLLFSFLSALALTAFGSYWVIVGAAAVLVLRALQLPLVTTLVAERNPGSMRVSALASNAVWRDVGAGLGPLMAGLLLPVTSAPWVFGLAGAAIAVSAVFCWRAKVSA, encoded by the coding sequence ATGTCCAGCCTGGCCCAACGCACTGCTGATAGCACGTCCCGACGCGCCGCACTGACCCTTGCGTTATGCCTGCCCAGTGACGTGTTGCTGTACCTGCTGCTGCCCATGGAGTCCCAGGCCTTTGGCATCACGTTGGCCCAGGCCGGGGTGTTGCTGGCGGCCAACCGCCTGGTGCGGATTTTCGGCTACCGACATGTCTTGAATTTCTATGCGCGTAACGGCGATCGCCTGACCTGCATGATCGCCGCCGGCGCGGCGACGGTGTGCGCCTTGGGCAACTCGATGTTGTCGGGTTTTGCCGCATTGTTGGGGTTGCGGCTGATCTGGGGCCTGTGTTTCGCCGCGTTGAACCTGTCGACGCAAGTGTTGGCGACTTCGGAGCCTGCGGGCGCAGCGCGCAGGGCAGGTCGCTCACGGGCGGTGATTGCCCTGGGGCCGATGCTGGCGCTGCCGCTGGGCGGCTGGTTGACCTTATGGGCCGGGCCGCGTCCGATCTTCCTGATTCTCGCAGGCTGTTGCCTGGTGGGCGTGTGGGCGGCGCGCGGTTTGCCCACCAGCGGGCATGATTTGCACAGCACGGGGCGCCGCTTCAAGTGGCCGGACAGCGTAGCGACCTGGTCATTTATCGAAGGCGTGGCGCTGGACGGGCTGTTTATCTTTGGCCTGTCGATCCAGGCCCAGAAGATGCTCGGCGGCGACGCGGTGCTGATCGCCGGTGGCTTGATGGCCCTGCGCTATGCCTCGGAAATGCTCCTGAGCCCACTGGGTGGCCGGGCGGCGCAACGCTTTGGCGCCACCTCGATGCTGCTGCTGTTCTCGTTTTTGAGTGCCTTGGCCCTGACCGCGTTCGGCAGTTATTGGGTGATCGTCGGCGCGGCGGCAGTGCTGGTGTTACGCGCGTTGCAACTGCCGCTGGTCACCACCTTGGTGGCCGAGCGCAACCCGGGCTCGATGCGCGTTTCGGCCCTGGCGTCCAACGCGGTGTGGCGCGATGTCGGCGCTGGCCTCGGGCCGCTGATGGCGGGCCTGTTGCTGCCGGTGACGTCGGCGCCCTGGGTGTTTGGCCTGGCGGGTGCAGCGATTGCGGTGAGCGCGGTGTTCTGCTGGCGGGCAAAGGTCAGCGCTTGA
- a CDS encoding MFS transporter has translation MSSVADGLPLNKRLPAVIAISLGIGMATLDTAIVNTALPTLAEGIGTDSASVIWVVNAYQLAIIATVLPFASLSDVLGHRRVYLGGLLLFIVSSLFCGLAGSLLTLTAARVAQGLGAAAVMSVNTALLRHIYPSKMLGRGLGYNSLVVGLAFTLGPTAASAILSVATWHWLYLINVPLGLLALGLGLRSLPTLPMTGHAFDRLAALLCAGLFALLVLGLGTAVHGAQGALTLGLIAVALVCGAWLLRRQAGHPAPMLALDLFKRPVFALSSLTAICAFSAQGLAFVSLPFLLQAVLGHSQVETGFLMTPWPAVVAVMALVAGRLADRVSLGVLCGIGLLMLSVGMAALATLGNEASAFDIGWRMALCGAGFGFFQSPNLKALMTSAPLARSGGASGIVAISRLLGQTLGASLVAFCFHLSLTSGPKYALWLGCVFALVGSVASGLRLLPYGKKA, from the coding sequence ATGTCCTCTGTTGCCGATGGGTTGCCCCTCAACAAACGCCTGCCCGCCGTGATCGCCATCTCCCTGGGGATCGGCATGGCGACCCTCGATACGGCCATCGTCAACACGGCGTTGCCGACCTTGGCCGAAGGTATCGGCACCGACTCGGCCTCAGTGATCTGGGTGGTCAACGCCTATCAGTTGGCGATTATTGCCACGGTGCTCCCGTTCGCGTCGTTGAGTGATGTGCTGGGACACCGCCGCGTGTATCTCGGCGGGTTGCTGCTGTTTATTGTCTCGTCGCTGTTTTGCGGGCTGGCCGGGTCGCTGTTGACCCTGACGGCCGCGCGGGTCGCGCAAGGGCTTGGCGCGGCGGCGGTCATGAGCGTGAACACGGCGTTGCTGCGGCATATCTACCCCTCAAAAATGCTCGGGCGCGGCTTGGGCTATAACTCGTTGGTCGTGGGGTTGGCGTTCACCCTCGGGCCCACTGCCGCGTCGGCGATTCTGTCGGTGGCGACCTGGCACTGGTTGTACCTGATCAACGTGCCATTGGGTTTGTTGGCGTTGGGCCTGGGTCTGCGTTCATTGCCGACGCTGCCCATGACCGGGCATGCATTCGACCGCCTCGCCGCGTTGCTGTGTGCCGGGTTGTTTGCCCTGTTGGTGCTCGGGCTGGGTACGGCAGTGCACGGTGCCCAAGGCGCGTTGACCCTCGGCCTGATCGCCGTGGCGCTGGTATGCGGCGCCTGGTTGTTGCGTCGGCAGGCTGGACACCCGGCGCCGATGCTGGCCCTGGACCTGTTCAAGCGGCCGGTGTTTGCGCTGTCTTCCCTCACGGCCATCTGTGCGTTCAGCGCCCAGGGCCTGGCGTTTGTGTCGTTACCGTTCCTGTTGCAGGCAGTCCTTGGCCATAGCCAGGTGGAAACCGGTTTTCTGATGACGCCCTGGCCCGCCGTGGTTGCGGTCATGGCATTGGTGGCGGGGCGGCTGGCGGATCGGGTGTCTTTGGGCGTGTTGTGCGGTATTGGCCTGTTGATGCTCAGCGTGGGCATGGCGGCGCTGGCGACTTTGGGTAATGAGGCGTCAGCCTTTGACATCGGCTGGCGCATGGCCCTGTGCGGCGCCGGTTTCGGCTTCTTCCAATCGCCCAACCTCAAGGCGTTGATGACCAGCGCACCGCTCGCGCGCAGCGGCGGGGCCAGTGGCATCGTGGCGATTTCACGCCTGTTGGGGCAAACGCTGGGTGCGTCGTTAGTGGCGTTTTGTTTCCATCTGTCACTGACCAGCGGCCCGAAATATGCGTTATGGCTGGGTTGCGTGTTTGCGCTGGTGGGCAGTGTGGCCAGCGGTCTGCGTTTGCTGCCCTATGGGAAAAAAGCGTAA